In one Pseudoclavibacter sp. Marseille-Q3772 genomic region, the following are encoded:
- a CDS encoding DUF3817 domain-containing protein, with protein MSIPTPDEFPAIRARLRFYQVTAWITGVLLLLLVAEMVLKYAFNLEVELGGPFGFIATLPPEQVTAINLSKWILIIHGWFYVVYLLACYLVWQKMRWEIGWLLAMAGGGVVPFLSFITEYLMTRRASRQLDEYRQHWVEREREDAQLADVEAGLSERERAELDARVAEEVARRQDQ; from the coding sequence GTGAGCATCCCCACCCCCGATGAGTTTCCGGCGATCCGCGCGCGGCTGCGCTTCTACCAGGTGACCGCGTGGATCACCGGTGTGCTGCTATTGCTGCTCGTGGCCGAGATGGTGCTGAAGTACGCGTTCAACCTCGAAGTTGAGCTCGGCGGCCCGTTCGGGTTTATCGCCACGCTGCCACCGGAACAGGTCACTGCCATCAACCTGTCAAAGTGGATCCTCATCATCCACGGTTGGTTTTACGTCGTCTACCTGCTGGCTTGCTATCTCGTGTGGCAGAAGATGCGCTGGGAGATCGGCTGGCTACTCGCGATGGCGGGCGGCGGTGTGGTGCCGTTCCTATCGTTCATTACCGAATACCTGATGACGCGCCGCGCCAGCCGACAGCTCGACGAATACCGCCAACACTGGGTCGAGCGTGAACGCGAAGACGCACAACTCGCCGATGTTGAGGCGGGCCTGAGTGAGCGAGAGCGCGCCGAGCTGGATGCGCGAGTGGCGGAAGAGGTCGCGCGGCGGCAGGACCAATAG
- the guaA gene encoding glutamine-hydrolyzing GMP synthase, with product MTTSTDARPVLVVDFGAQYAQLIARRVREANVYSEIVPHTITAAEVRDKQPLAIVLSGGPASVYAEDAAKFDAEIFELGIPTFGICYGFQTMAVALGGEVARTGRREYGSTDTQLTEAASTSCLFAGQPAEQVVWMSHGDSVASAPEGFEVLASTADTPVAAFGDDTRKLYGVQWHPEVLHSAHGQQVLEAFLHQTAGIPNDWKPSSIIDEQVARIREQIGDNEVICALSGGVDSAVAAALVQRAVGDKLTCVFVDHGLLRKNERKQVEEDFVKATGVRLVTVDAAEQFLGELAGVTDPEAKRKIIGREFIRVFEQTAAELVAQSRNDGEPGEIKFLVQGTLYPDVVESGGGTGTANIKSHHNVGGLPEDMTFELVEPLRALFKDEVRAVGRELGVPEVIVARQPFPGPGLGIRIIGEVTHERLELLREADAIVREELTAAGLDEEIWQCPVVLLADVRSVGVQGDGRTYGHPIVIRPVSSEDAMTADWTRLPYDVIARVSNRITNEVDGVNRVVMDVTSKPPGTIEWE from the coding sequence GTGACGACTTCAACCGACGCCAGGCCAGTTCTCGTAGTCGATTTCGGAGCGCAATACGCGCAGCTGATCGCACGCCGCGTGCGCGAGGCAAACGTGTACTCCGAGATCGTGCCGCACACCATCACCGCAGCCGAGGTTCGCGACAAGCAGCCGCTGGCGATCGTGCTCTCCGGGGGTCCGGCGAGCGTGTACGCCGAAGACGCGGCGAAGTTCGACGCCGAGATTTTCGAGCTCGGAATCCCAACGTTCGGTATCTGCTACGGCTTCCAGACGATGGCGGTTGCCCTCGGTGGCGAGGTCGCCCGCACCGGCAGGCGCGAGTACGGATCGACCGACACCCAGCTCACCGAGGCGGCCTCCACATCCTGCCTGTTCGCCGGGCAGCCCGCCGAGCAGGTCGTGTGGATGAGCCACGGTGACTCGGTAGCGAGCGCCCCAGAGGGCTTCGAGGTACTCGCCAGCACGGCAGACACCCCGGTCGCAGCCTTCGGTGACGACACCCGCAAACTCTATGGCGTGCAGTGGCACCCGGAGGTGCTGCACTCCGCACACGGCCAGCAGGTGCTCGAGGCGTTCTTGCACCAGACTGCAGGGATCCCGAACGATTGGAAACCGTCGTCGATCATCGACGAGCAGGTGGCCCGCATCCGCGAACAGATCGGCGATAACGAGGTCATCTGCGCCCTTTCTGGTGGCGTGGACTCGGCCGTTGCCGCAGCGCTCGTGCAGCGCGCGGTCGGTGACAAACTCACTTGTGTGTTCGTTGACCACGGGCTGCTGCGCAAGAACGAGCGCAAGCAGGTTGAAGAAGACTTCGTGAAGGCGACCGGCGTTCGGCTGGTCACGGTGGATGCGGCAGAGCAGTTCCTGGGGGAGCTTGCTGGAGTTACCGACCCCGAGGCGAAACGTAAGATCATCGGCCGCGAGTTCATCCGCGTGTTTGAGCAGACCGCGGCAGAGCTGGTGGCGCAATCGCGCAATGACGGCGAACCCGGCGAGATTAAGTTCCTCGTACAGGGAACCCTCTACCCGGACGTTGTGGAATCCGGTGGCGGAACCGGCACCGCGAACATCAAATCGCATCACAACGTCGGTGGCCTGCCGGAGGACATGACCTTTGAGCTGGTCGAACCGCTGCGTGCGCTGTTTAAGGATGAGGTACGCGCAGTCGGTCGCGAGCTCGGCGTGCCGGAAGTGATCGTTGCTCGTCAACCGTTCCCCGGTCCGGGTCTCGGTATCCGCATTATCGGCGAAGTAACGCACGAGCGCCTCGAACTGCTGCGCGAGGCCGACGCGATTGTGCGTGAGGAACTCACCGCAGCGGGGCTGGATGAAGAGATCTGGCAGTGCCCGGTCGTACTGCTGGCCGATGTGCGCTCAGTGGGTGTGCAGGGTGACGGTCGCACCTACGGGCACCCGATCGTTATTCGTCCGGTGTCGAGCGAGGATGCGATGACCGCGGACTGGACTCGCCTGCCGTATGACGTAATTGCTCGGGTTTCGAACCGCATTACGAACGAAGTCGATGGTGTGAACCGCGTGGTCATGGACGTTACTTCCAAGCCACCGGGAACGATCGAATGGGAATAA
- a CDS encoding DUF3054 domain-containing protein gives MDATATTKDRTDTRPDSRGSGALGSWLLVDLILVGLFALIGRAAHRESLDFAGWFATASPFLVALAVGWAIALLLGVDTKRVSFADHTIIAMTIALGLGLRVLSGETAEVPFVLVATVVLLVFLLVPRLVVRTVARRR, from the coding sequence ATGGACGCAACCGCCACGACGAAAGACCGCACCGATACTCGCCCGGACTCGAGGGGGAGTGGCGCACTCGGCTCGTGGCTGCTGGTCGACCTCATCCTTGTAGGCCTGTTCGCTCTCATCGGGCGTGCCGCGCACCGCGAATCCCTCGACTTCGCTGGCTGGTTCGCGACCGCATCCCCATTTCTGGTGGCGCTCGCGGTTGGCTGGGCGATTGCGCTGCTACTCGGGGTGGATACGAAGCGCGTCTCGTTCGCCGATCACACCATCATCGCAATGACGATCGCCCTCGGACTGGGGCTGCGGGTACTCAGCGGCGAAACCGCTGAGGTGCCGTTCGTGCTGGTTGCGACCGTGGTGTTGCTGGTGTTCCTGCTGGTGCCGCGCCTGGTGGTGCGCACCGTCGCGCGGCGGCGATAG